In the genome of Caenorhabditis elegans chromosome IV, the window aTCATGACTTGAAATCACCACGAGCTTTCGATTCGGGAGACTCGATGGAAGCTTTAATGGCTGTTTTGAATGAACATTATCCAAGTATTCGAAATGAATGCCTCCAACTTCTCAATCGTCTCCTCATTAAAGACGATCGAAATGATGCAGCTGTGGCTCTTCAAGAGCTAAGTGATAAAGCTCCTCTCATTGCTTATCCATTAATTCGTCAAATGTTGGTTCGTTTAACAGGGATGTGTTATCGAAAAGGTGATCCGAAACCTGACACAATGAATCAACAACTTTTGAAGAATATGAGAGTATACGAAGTTGTGTTAGAGTTCATAAGTGTTCCTCATGATAAGAAACATGATCATGATATGATGAAACTGATAACGTTGTCTCATGAATTTTTGCGAAGCTTCTGCAAGACAAACAAGGAGAATCAGAGTAGACTGTACAAGTTTATTTCATATGAAAAAGATGCAAAAGAAGGAATGCTCCGAGTGGAGACTATTGAAGAAGTTGGAACACTGGTGGCTATTTTCCGTAACAATAGAGAACTTGCTTCGAATGTTCCAGAAGAATTGATAGCCCACATTGTCGGGCTCATTGAGCATAACTCAAgaaatccgatttttcttgaacttttgcaAGCACTGGTCTGTGTCTACGACAAAGAAATTGAAAGTGGTCaagaaaaagttgcaaatgAAATCTGTGCAGCTTCCGATGAAGTTAGACAACTGTACGTGGATAATGCATCTTTTGAAGAGCTGGAAGCAATGATGAAAGACGAAAAGGAATCAAAGGGACGTAGTTCTGACAGCAGAAGAAAGCTGAAATATCACATTGAATTGGTCAGATTGCTTGCAATGTGTACAAGAGGAAAGAATGGAAACACTGAATTGAAATGTGCATCTCAAATTCCAATGGACCACATAGTTCGCGTTGTCACTGCTAAGCAATGTCTTGTAGAAGTGAAAACGGTTTATCTTCAACTTCTTCTTCATTGCTATATTGATACTGATGCCGAAATGAAAGATGCTTACAAAACAGAATATGTTGATCACATTCTGAACAATCTACTGGAAGATATTCGTTCACTTCGAGTCGAGAAATTAACAGGAGCTGAAACTGCAACATTGGAGCATTACATCTGTCACACGGTCACTGAAGTCCTCATCAAATTCTTTGAAGCGCCATATTCAGCTCTTCAACAAGCAAAAGTTGATGTTCATCATCATAAGAAGACATTCTCGGAAGTTTTGTTAGAACTAACTTATTTGGAAAAGGGAAAGCTCAGGGGATCAAAATCTTCAAGGAATTGGTATCGGGTCGCTGAGTGTATCAAGAGATTGACTAAATGGGGTTAGTTATCTTTAAACGGAATTTTAAAAGCTTAAgtcataatatatttttattaaacttcAACTTTTCTAGCGGAAGAGCACAATATCACGCTCCCAGCAACACTTGCTGGACCACAGATGTCTGGTCAAACGTCGGTTCGACAAAAATGGCAACAAGCTGCGTCTTCTGCAAAATGGATTGGAATTGGAAAGGTTAGTGTGATATGGTTTGAACAtaagaatttcagattattgGTCTAAATTGAAAGGTTAATCATTAATCACAacaattttgggattttctcACAACTTTCACACagatctaaaatttttttgcgggTTTACGATACTTATTTTTGGGTTTCATGAAAACGGTGTTCATCCCAATAGGAATTTCTAGATGAGCCAAGATTCCCAGTCGGACTACGATTCAGATTCCAGTCAGGGTCCTTGTCAGATATCGGTTTGTTTACCTGCCGTGTGTTGATCATAGTCTTAGCAGTGAACAGCGTCAAAAATTGCTTAATCGTTGTGTTATAGTAAGAGTGAATTGTGAATCTATCCATATGTACATATATAcgattttgttcaatttataacttcaaaaaactatttcagccAGTTATAACGCTTGTCGTTGAGGTGAGATTGAAGAGTGTGTGTAGTGTGTGAATTTTCTCTATTCCtatctttaaaaaaccctTTCAATTTAACAACTTTATTCTTTCCTTctttctcattaaaaatatttcttcaaCATCCTAATATCTATGGGAATTCTATCATCTATTCATTTATAGTTCTAGCATGTTTGCATGATAAAATAGTTCTTACGTgtgtaattttaatttttagagacTCAATCGTCAAAATACGCTCAATCCTGGTCATCGACTCTATGGAACATCAAACTCTATGACTGAGCATACCTCTGCAAATGTTGTAACCTGTTATCATGTAGGTTTTATTTCTTTccatttcctatttttaaagattcatAAATTCTGATTATACTTTTCAATATACAGATGATGATCGGAGAGTTTAAATTCTATCTTCATCCACTTCATGCTGCCGAAGGAAGTGTTCTTGTTGAAGTTCTACATACACCTGAACTACTCTTCCCAGAAGGATCAGCACTTCGTGATCAATGTGCTCGTGGAGGTGTTGTTGCAAAACTCATTCAACATTGTAAAACCCTGATGCAAAACAAACAAGATAATCTCTGTGCTCGTGTGCTTCAGACGTTGTGCAAAATGTGCGATTGCACAAAACAGCAGCTTACTCATCAGGTATGATTTATCTTAAAATCCACCAAAACACCCTCTTCtcattataaaattgtttactGAAACTAATATCCTCTTCAGGGTCATCGTGTCTATAATAGTAGCGTTGAAAAGGTTTGGCACCAcagcatttttagttttatattatatttaaaGTAAATTGTTTTAAGTCGGTAACTCTGTGAAGTTTTGTTTAATTCTTCAGTGTTTCGGGTCGAGGTTATGCTTTCTATGGCacgattttacttttttttgcttttttaaattctagtAGACATGACGGTTTGGAGAATCACctaatgaattttcaaattttagggcCAACAGCTTCGGCAACTTCTGCTCCAAAGATACTTTGGACATCATAATAATCATCACCCACCATTAGATCGGCAACAGTCAAAGATTGGGGAAGTTATTGAAGCAGTTAAAGGTattcatgcattttttttttaattttatacatTGAAATTAagatatttcagaaaagaaagaagaaactTGGAGTCAAGAAAGAGATTTATATGCAATACAGTGTAAGCTGAATGATGCAGGAGCATCTGATCTTGTTACTGACATTATTATAATGGAACCGAGTAGAGAAATATTCCTTAAAGCAATTCATTTAGCAAGGGCTCTTCTTCATGAAGGAAATGATAAGGTTTATAAAAAACGCATAGaagtaaaaaatcgaattttgaatttcaggttCAACACTCTTTTTACATGCGGATGAAGCAAAAAGACATCCATGAACCATTCTTCAAAGCTATTTTGACTAGAATTCAAACAGCTCAGAACAGATTGAAAAGTGATATGATGAGTTGCAGTGACAGTAAACCAAAAGTTTGTAAgttatttttgcaaagttaTCAAATGTTCTTTATCGGTTCAAGTTAAATATAAAACACTTACAATTATAGAGAAAAAATAgagttgagaaaaattgttgtggatgttttatattatttatttattaaattaagaTTAATCAGTTTCCACTCCTACGTAATTTCGTGTGCAATTGAGTTCCTTGCAATGGCACCTAAAGTAAATGTAACACACTGACATGCTCATTCTCCATTAATAATTGAATGAAACTCACTTAacaatcacattttcagcattGTCAGCAACAGTGAGTAGACGATGTAAGTTTATCCACCTTCCAGATTAACCCCGTTGATTCCAAAAATCCCTAATTCCTTGTATATCCGTTTTGCTCTAACTCCCAAGCAGTCTGTATTCAAATGTCACCAGGTTCCGTCCGTCCGAGAGCACTTCTAAGTCGACAGAAGTCTGCAGATGCTATAATATTCTCTgacaaaaaagagaagaaaagaaataaTCGTCGTTATTCAGTAGCACTCGGTGCCAGAAGccgaaaaagttgtttttattgtCTTCATGCATGCTTAACATATTTCGGGACGGCTTTATCTACTCTTGTCCGTACAAACCATATAAATAACTTCCCCTTCTTCCTCTCATACCAATCGGGAAATCCTTCTATACTTCAATCTTTGAACCGGGTTGCAGTTATCTTTTTACTAACGGGATCCTTTCAGCATCTACTGTTCTAACTCCTCTAATTGATGCTGGTGATACGGGTTTCAATGGAGCATTATTTGAAGTTCCACAACAAGTTCGTCATCCTTCAATTTCGGAAATGTCCCAATTAAGCAACGATTTGACACACTCGATTCCTGATTTAGCACCTTATCAAGATGAAGAAAAGTAAGCTTTTCAGGGTATcttataaatataaaaattcgttCAGATCCACTGATGCATTGCCTCCAGAAGTTGCACTTGTTGAACCAATCCTTCGTGTTCTTCAACTATTATGTGAAAACCACAACAGTCTTCTTCAAAACTTCCTTCGTAAACAATCTGATAGAACAAATCACAACTTGGTTTCTGAAACTCTTAGCTTCTTGGATACAGTCTGTGGATCTACAAAAGGAAGTCTTGGAGTGTTTGGTGAAATTGGAGAGCACAATTTCTCTCTTATTACACAAACACTTGCCACGTTGACTGAATTCTGTCAAGGTCCATGTCATGAGAATCAGAATACAATGGCAATGCAAGAAAATGGACTGAACATTATCATTTCCCTGGTTCTAAATGAGATCAAACCACTTGCTGATGATCATATGGAACTTGCTTTGGAAATTAAAAGTCAGGCTTCAAAATTACTTTTGGCAATTATGGAATCAAGACACGACGGAGAGAATGCTAATCGAGTCCTTAGAAATATGGCAAATATGTCCGGAGGTCCAAAGCAATTGGTACATGCAATCAAGCAAGCATATGAAATGACTAATTCAAATCATCATATGCTAAAATCAATTAGTCGAGATTTGTTCAGACAAGCTGAagatgatttgaaaaagaagtCAGGCCCACAAATAACTGTCAATACAGGTGAGAAAATCTGGTCCAAATATTAAtaagttttctaaatttcagtgACTCTTCCTGAAATCAATGTAGATGCTTCTGGAATTGTATCAATTCATACTGAGAAGAACATTTCCAGTTCGCTAGATGATAAGTTCAATGATGATGATATTCCAAGTGTAGATCCTCGAGAAGTTGGTCATAACATTTATATTCTTGCTCATCAACTTGCTATTCACGATGGAGAATTAGAGATTTGGTTGGATGGAAGTGATGAAAAGAAAGATGATTTAACAAGAGAAGCGTTGAATTATTATAAGGAGAGAACAGCTCAAATTGAGGTTTGTTTGTTATTGAGATCATGTATGTTATATGGAAGAATTTAATCTTCAAAGTGCGCATTATGAATCGGTGAGGACCATGGACACATCACCATCAAGTTCCGGGCACGTTGTTGGCGATGTGCACATCATGCGTCGGCAATGACAATTTTGCGAGGTCCCTTATGgacaacaactttttaaaagtccCAGCAAACTGTATTTTTAATCTTTCACTTCCTTGTTACCGTCTCCAAATCTACAAAATTCATGATCATCAAAACGTTCAAATTGATCGAAAGTACAATTATGTGGTACCTGGCTTATTAGGCAAACAGATCACGGAACAAATCACatcaactcaaaaaaaagttttaaatttgcagATCGTTCGACGTGACCGGACATTGGAACGTGTTGTGTTCCCAATCAACGACATCTGTTCGTATTTGACAAAAGACACAAAGGACTATGTGTATAACAACACAGAACGGGACAATCAAGGATCAAAAGTCACTGAATTCTTTGATGAATGGGAGACAATGTATCATGAAATGATTTGGCAAAGAAAACTTCAGGATCGGAAATGGTTATCCTGGTGTGCATTCAGATTACCTCTTTGGACAAGATTATCATTTCATTTTGCATTTATTGTCAATGCATTGGTCGCTCGTTATTATCCACTTCCAGAGCATTCAAATTGTAAGTTTAAGacatcagaaaaaaagtgatgttTCAGATCAATCATTTCAGCTTCGATCTCACTTGGCAACTTATACAGTTGGTTTGCCGTATTCAGCTCATTCCTACTGGCTCATTATCTTCGACATGACAAAATATATCTTCATAAAACATCCCTACTAATACTTGCAAGTCTATGTTTCCTGTTACTTAGTTCAATTGGTGTCACTCTAACGCTTTACATATTCGGGATTCTACAGGTAACTCTGGTAGTCactgaataatattttcaattcattttttgcagctAGTCAATAAAATAGTCCACGTTGTTGCATTCGTGAGTAACAAAGGATTGGAAGATCGACCTATTGCAGAAATATTAGCATGTCGGAATCTTCACTATCTACTCGTTTACCTTTTCATTTGTATTCTGGGTCTTTTGGTGCATCCGATGATATACTGCATACTGCtttttgatataattttcACAGAGGAGACACTTCAAAATGTGATTGCTTCGGTTACAAGGAACTATCAATCAATCGTTTGGACTGGATTACTTGCTCTGATTCTTCTTTACTTTTTCTCCATATTGGGATTCTTGTATTTCAGGCATGGTAAGTTGTTTTGGTTTCAATTAAGTTcccaaatattttctaaaactttcagatttctaTTTGGAAGTTGATCCAGTTGAAAATGATTCATCTGCAACAATTTCATCCGGAATACCATCAGAAACGTGCCCATCAGAAGGATGCCCAGGATTACAACCATCAGAAAAAGATGACAATgatgatgagaagaaagtaAAATCTTGTGAAACATTATGGATGTGTATACTTCAAACTGGATATCAAGGACTTCGTAACGGTGGAGGAATTGGTGATGTACTCAGGAATCCAGCTCCATGGGAAGATATGTTCATATGGAGAGTTGCTTATGATATGACTTTCTTTGTTGTTCTTATCGTTATTGTTCtcaatttgattttcggaGTCATCATCGACACATTCGGAGATTTGAGAGCcgagaaaaacgagaaagaacaaattttgaaaaacaactgTTTCATTTGTGGATTAGATAGATCTCGTTTTGACAACCGATCAGTGACTTTTGAAACACATCGAGAAACGGAGCACAATATTTGGCATTATTTGTATTACATTGTGATGCTCCAAATTAAGGATGAAACTGAGTTCACAGGACCCGAAAGCTACGTGGCACAATGTGTTAAAGATCGGAATTTGGACTGGTTCCCAAGAATGCAGGCATTGTCGTTACAAGATTCAGAATTAGACACAGATCAATCGGAAGTTAAACAAATGAAGGATCAGTTGTTGCAGGTAAACTATTTGACTACTTCTAAtcttaaaatctttttaaaatgctttaaatttcagatgatgaCCCTTATGCGAGAGATCATCAGTCAAAATGAAGAATCTCGGGCTTTCATGGAACAATTTCAGCCTCGTTAGACCTACTGAAAATAGATTTATTGGatagatttttatttgtttctttttccaaaacccATATTTATAACCCTGTGATTGTTTTCCCTTTTCTCGTCACAAAACCTGTTTAGTCGTTTTCAAAACCGgtatttcaatgtttttttttacctgTCTTCAacgtatttttattttttcgtctttatctaagtttgattttcaaataaaataattttgcttgAAAGTATTAACAACCGGATAGAACAATTCATTTTTGTGAATTCAAGACgtcgaagaagaagatgaagaaatgCATGAGTAGagccaaaatgaaaatgaacattGGTTGGGGGAAGAAGAGTGTTTGGGGAAAAGACAGTGAAGGAAGGAAATAGGTGTAGACACACAATCGTCGACTAAATGAGATCCAAAATGAAccacaaacacacacacacacaaagaaagatcaaaaagtgaatttattttctgccAAAACGAATGAGAGGAGCTGATGAAGCACGTCCGAAGCGAATAAGTGGAGCAGCTGCAGATCGGCCAAAACGGATGAGTGGTACGGCTGATGGAGAACGTCCGAAACGGATCAATGGAGCTGATGGAGATGCTCTTTTGCCAAATCTGATGAATGGAGAAGCTTCTGGAGCACGGCCAAATCTAGAAATGAAGTACAGATATCACGATGGTTTTCTAATGCAGGTTATGTATTTTGGATTGCTATTGAAACGGTAACTTTGAGGagttaaaaacaaaactgtTGCACTTCAATTCAATAATCAGGAAtaggaaaaatattgaatttttatatcttgaatttcaaaagtggCGTAGACAAATTTTAGgcaatcttaatttttttgaaatattgaaaagacTGACAGTTAAATGGGATTATGCAATTTGCCGTTATAGAAGTTAAAACTGTTTCTTCTATTCGGAAGCAGCTGTGGGagtataatttttaagaagGGTTGAAAGTTACCTGATCAAAGGAGCCCCATCGGCAGCTCTCTTTCCAAAACGAATGAACGGAGATGCTTCTGGAGCACGACCAAATCTGATGAGTGGTGCTCCATCAGCAGCTCTTTTGCCAAAACGGATCAGTGGAGAATCCATTGCACGAGTCGGTCGATCACTTCGTTTTGAGTTTTCGAGAAATTGAAAGAAGGGATTCTTCGTGTCATCTGAAATAGACATTTGTTTTCGGATATTGAATTTCGTTCAGAGTTCagatatttatgttttttattt includes:
- the flp-13 gene encoding SPSAVPLIRF-amide (Confirmed by transcript evidence) yields the protein MMTSLLTISMFVVAIQAFDSSEIRMLDEQYDTKNPFFQFLENSKRSDRPTRAMDSPLIRFGKRAADGAPLIRFGRAPEASPFIRFGKRAADGAPLIRFGRAPEASPFIRFGKRASPSAPLIRFGRSPSAVPLIRFGRSAAAPLIRFGRASSAPLIRFGRK